TCGAAACACCTCGTGATAGAGTTTGAACTGGTGACCACGAAGATTATTGTCATTCATAGTGAAGATGTTGCCGAGGTTTGATTGTATAGAGTGTGACACTTGGATTTATTTTATTCCTCGGCTTTGATTTTAATTTTCGCTTTTGATTTTGTATTCGGACTTGACGCAGAATTATTTCAATACAGGATTGGACATCGGTTTTGTTTGAGCACAGAGTGATGGGGTCATTTAGAGGCTTTCGACTCAAACTATAAGTCTCCATGCCCTCGTCTTGTACCCTCGTCTCGGATACAAGATGatagtttttcaattttattttgataactttTGCTGAGACAACATATATCTATCCATTTAGAGTCAAATGGGCATGTCTTGGGCTTCAGTAGGGCGATGATATCTATCGTCGAGGCAATATTCTCGCCCCACTTCTGTTTTAAGAGAAGTGGCCTTCAGTAACCGCATGCTCCTTCactttcttgattttttttttgtgaattcgaACATTTTATGCATGCAAGTTCATTCGAATAGGATCAGTTGTAGTGAAAGTTATAATtgcgaatgaagaaaaaattaacttTCAGTGAATTTCTTTTTTTCTAGTAAGGGGGGGATTTGTAACGTAAAATAATTGTGGTTCATCGAGGTAATTGAATATTCCTAAAATTAAGGAAGTTAGGCAATCAATAAAACATCGGTTATCTTCGCGAAAACAGTGGTCCTTAATTCCCAGCGCCATAAAGAGATCGAGAAAATTTCATTACGATTCACGTTTTCTGTGTTTAAAATTCGACGTCCTGATTATGTGAAATAATATTCACACGATATTTTTTGATACTTTGGATTGTTGATTCATCGAATTCGATTGATTTATTGGATTTTGGATTTTTGGAAATCAGACAGAATTTCCGTTTCATACGGGATTTAACATTCAATACGGAAGAACATTCCAGAAAAGTCGACCACCATCTTaggatttttcaaaatatataccTTCACGATTGGATTTACATATTTGACCGTTTGGTGTATGCAACTGCAGGAAAAACAACAACCACTTTTCAACATCCCCGAAGACTCAGCGACTTTTAAGAATTTGAACAACCTTTACTCTTCGTCTGGGGAATCATCCTTTGGAAGTGTCGTTGAAGCCTCTTCCCGGTAGCACGATACTGGAGGAgtacaattttattttcattctctCCAGATCTATTTTCAGTTTCCAAATTTTAAGACCTTTTAATTGATATAATCAATGGACTGTGTAAATGTATTAGTGAGATCAATCATATATACCTATTTAATAAGAAATTATCGAATAACTATTATATCgaaacttcttcttcttcttcatattATGTTAAGCCAGAGGCTTGTAAATTCCACTCTAATCATCTATGGATGTAGACACCCAGGAGTGTTTTCAGCGTTTGGGAGGTCTGCCGATGGGTCTTCTGGTATTTGGGATTCCGTCTCGAGCGATCTTAGCTATTCTTCCCGTGTTCATTCTGCTGACGTGGTTGTTCCAGTATCGTCGTCGCGCTTTTCCCCATTTGACAATGTCCTGGATTTGGCATTCTTCTAAAATGGCTGTGTTCCTCTTCCTGTCCCTCAGCGTATATCCAGATATGGTTATTAGTATCTTCATTTCAGTTGTTCTGAGGATGGACTTAGTCCTTTTGTTGTCCGCTCTGGTTTCTATGGCGTATGTCATGATAGGCCGGACACAAGTTTTGTAGATCCTGGTTTTTGAATGTTTACTCATATATTTGTTGTTGAATATGACGTCGCGAAGTGCACTTGCCACTCTACATGCTTTATTTGCCGGCTCACGAACTTCGTATGTTCTATCTTGGTTCGAAGATATCTGTACGCCGAGATAGTTGAATGTCATCACTATCGAAACTATTTTGGTTAATAATTTTCACTTATTTACGATTTAACCTGTAAATGAAAGCTTATCACAAATTTTTGATTTAATATCAAAGATCAAATCTTTTGATATACTTTCATTTGACAACGTCCTTAATTTTGGTAGTTTTAGAATCAAAAGTGAAAGTAACGATTTCAAAAGTTAGTTTTAAACTATCTGGCGccccatatttttcaagaaactcACCCCTTCTCCACTTGAGCTAGTTCGCGAGCCCGGTCCATTTAATTTGTGTTACAGTTTCAGTGAATATAGTCATACAATCAAAATTTGCACGTAACAAACACTCTACATATGGTATatttttccatttgaaaaatggAATTCAGATGTTATTGAGGCTATGGAGTAAAAGTGAGAGTAAGTTTATTCATGTTAGCATACAAAAAGTATATACATTCGTCAAAATTATAATCCTGTTGAAATCAACACAACTAGCAAATATCTACTTAAATAACGGAAGTAGAAAAATCTAGAACGCTGAAAAATCACACCTGAGGAAATCATATATGTCATACattgcctgtttcactgagaacaactttattttatttttaaaacaATTAAGAGACGgtaaaacattgaaaaattcaggCGACAAATAATCGGGTGCATCCTGTGACTTCGTCAACCTGTgttgtttctttggttgaaacaacacttgcttgaagtttttagggcaactgaacgaccagactcagaacgttcaagggaatgtcttaactccacagttgcccaagaggtatattgatcaaactaaagatgaatgatgattttattaattacaatctaagcttatatactaaatcgaacaatgacgatagaaataacattgccatatttggtattactgcactgacggagtccccggttgcatcaattgtttctagccagtcagccgatttcggtagatcgacggctcgctcggcgtgacccagttttgtgaataattcagatggaattttccatattattgaacttgattattttttagaataatgttcgaatttcgaacaacCTGCAAAATGGAACACAGTAATCTCCCCTATTCCTAGTAGGATAAGAATGCTCCCCACCACGAAAACCCCACATACCAGACCTACCACGGGCATGCATTAACAACTCCAGCACCAATATTGATGGAAGTGTCAGTATATGCAATTTTCTAAAATAATCCCTACAATTCTCTCGATAGCCTATGTTGGCTATAATACGTATTGCTCTTCTCTGCAGTCTGAATATTCTCTCAAAACCACTACAGCGGCCCCATACAAGAATCCCATAATGTAAATGGGACTCACATAACGAGAAGTAAGCCGACCTAAGCACCTCAACTGATACGGAGGAAGATAActgtttcaaaacaaaaatgttcCTTGCAAGCTTTGCACACAAATAATCTACATGAGCCCAGCAAGTGAGTCTTGTATTCAACTGAAGACCTAAAAATTTCACACTTCTCACCTCGGTCCTCTTCAAGGAGAAAACAAACTCttcagttttctctttattgaCAGAGAGTCCATTACCCGAAAACCACTTCAAGGCATCCGCCCTCATACCAGCAAATGGTTCCCTCGCCATATTCATATCATTACATGAAACGTATTGTCGGCAAATAAAACATCATGCACCAAGTTCATAAAATCTGGAAAGTCATttatataaattaaaaataaaataggtTCCAATATCGAACCTTGTGGTACTCCAATAGTATTTTTCGTGTTTTGTGACCACTTATTATTAACGAATATTGTTTGTAATCGATCAGACAAAAATGATTGAACCAACCTACAACTACTCTCATACAAACCATATCTCCGTAGCTTAGCCAATAATGCTTCATGAGGTACACAGTCGTACGCCTTAGTTAAAtccacagaacataaacatcaagaGAATGGTAACTCCCGTGCTAATCTTCTTGACCGTGTTTTTTGTCTGCGACACTAGCGCTGCAACGGCGTATTGTGAAACTACGTTCTTTTTGTCCGTGCGGCTTCCGCTtcctcccgtccggaccttactagcAGCAGGCGGGAGATTCAAATCGACGAGGACGCATTGAAAGAGCGccgaatcagagaaataatgaaaaattcgagaaaaatgtTGAGTTTTATAGGAAAATAAAGGATGAAAAGAAACTTttatgatttcttgtatttcttTTCCTGATGGTACTCAGAAAAAGTAATGAAGTTATGAACAGTAAGGTTTTTCTCCTTTTATTCTCCCTATTCAACTtgaaatttttctcgaatttttcattatttctctaaTTCGGCCATCTTTCAATGCGTGCCCGTCAATTAGAAACAGCACCTCGAGTTATTTTGCAGGGGTGAAAAAATGGCTAATGCTAGTATtgcaagtcaaaacaagttttgtttcttatgttttctctcatc
Above is a window of Coccinella septempunctata chromosome 5, icCocSept1.1, whole genome shotgun sequence DNA encoding:
- the LOC123313947 gene encoding uncharacterized protein LOC123313947 — its product is MAREPFAGMRADALKWFSGNGLSVNKEKTEEFVFSLKRTEISSNQDRTYEVREPANKACRVASALRDVIFNNKYMSKHSKTRIYKTCVRPIMTYAIETRADNKRTKSILRTTEMKILITISGYTLRDRKRNTAILEECQIQDIVKWGKARRRYWNNHVSRMNTGRIAKIARDGIPNTRRPIGRPPKR